The Macaca fascicularis isolate 582-1 chromosome 11, T2T-MFA8v1.1 genome includes a region encoding these proteins:
- the MBD6 gene encoding methyl-CpG-binding domain protein 6 isoform X4 → MEALTFWGQMHTFLLPQPSPQGALPSPGTLSSPPCLGPPVAASAVCQPCVLSAPQPGPPTSSVTTATTDPGASSLGKAPSNSGRPPQLLSPLLGASLLGDLSSLTSSPGALPGLLQPPGPLLSGQLGLQLLPGGGAPPPLSEASSPLACLLQSLQIPPEQPEAPCLPPESPASALEPEPARPPLSALAPPHGSPDPPVPELLTGRGSGKRGRRGGGGLRGINGEARPARGRKPGSRREPGRLALKWGTRGGFNGQMERSPRRTHHWQHNGELAEGGAEPKDPPPPGPHSEDLKVPPGVVRKSRRGRRRKYNPTRNSNSSRQDITLEPSPTARAAVPLPPRARPGRPAKNKRRKLAP, encoded by the exons ATGGAAGCTTTAACCTTTTGGGGTCAGATGCacaccttcctcctcccccaaccctctCCTCAGGgagccctccccagcccaggCACCCTATCCAGTCCTCCCTGCCTGGGACCACCAGTGGCAGCCTCAGCAGTGTGCCAG ccCTGTGTCCTGAGTGCCCCCCAACCTGGACCACCTACCTCCAGTGTCACCACGGCAACTACTGACCCGGGAGCCTCCTCTCTGGGCAAGGCCCCCTCCAACTCAGGGAGACCCCCCCAACTCCTTAGCCCTCTGCTGGGTGCCAGCCTGCTGG GTGACCTGTCTTCGCTGACCAGCAGCCCTGGAGCCCTCCCTGGCCTGTTGCAGCCTCCTGGCCCTCTTCTCTCTGGCCAGTTGGGGCTGCAGCTCCTCCCTGGGGGGGGAGCTCCTCCACCCCTCTCAGAGGCTTCTAGTCCCCTAGCCTGCCTGCTACAGAGTCTCCAG ATCCCTCCAGAGCAGCCAGAAGCCCCCTGTCTACCCCCTGAGAGCCCCGCCTCAGCCCTCGAACCAGAGCCTGCCCGGCCTCCCCTCAGTGCCTTAGCCCCACCCCACGGTTCTCCCGACCCCCCAGTCCCTGAGCTGCTCACTGGGAGGGGGTCAGGGAAACGGGGccggaggggaggagggggactTAGGGGCATTAATGGTGAGGCCAGGCCAGCCCGGGGCCGAAAGCCTGGCAGCCGGCGGGAGCCTGGCCGACTGGCCCTCAAATGGGGGACACGTGGTGGCTTCAATGGACAAATGGAAAGGTCCCCAAGAAGAACCCACCACTGGCAGCATAATGGGGAGCTGGCTGAAGGGGGTGCTGAGCCCAAGGATCCACCCCCTCCTGGGCCCCATTCTGAGGACCTTAAG GTGCCCCCGGGAGTAGTCAGAAAGTCTCGTCGTGGCCGTAGGAGAAAATACAA CCCTACGCGGAACAGCAATAGTTCCCGCCAGGACATTACCTTGGAACCCAGCCCTACAGCCCGA GCGGCTGTCCCTCTGCCTCCCCGGGCCCGCCCTGGCCGTCCTGCCAAAAACAAGAGGAGGAAACTGGCCCCATAG
- the MBD6 gene encoding methyl-CpG-binding domain protein 6 isoform X2 yields MNGGNESSGADRAGGPVATSVPIGWQRCVREGAVLYISPSGTELSSLEQTRSYLLSDGTCKCGLECPLNVPKVFNFDPLAPVTLGGAGVGPASEEDMTKLCNHRRKAVAMATLYRSMETTCSHSSPGEGASPQMFHTVSPGPPSARPPCRVPPTTPLNGGPGSLPPEPPPASQAFPTLAGPGGLFPPRLPDPVPSGGSSSPRFLPRGNAPSPAPPPPPAISLNAPSYNWGAALRSSLVPSDLGSPPAPHASSSPPSDPPLFHCSDALTPPPLPPSNNLPAHPGPATQPPVSSATMHLPLVLGPLGGAPTVEGPGAPPFLASSLLSAAAKAQHPPLPPPSTLQGRRPRAPVPSASHSSSLRPSQRRPRRPPTVFRLLEGRGPQTPRRSRPRAPAPVPQPFSLPEPSQPILPSVLSLLGLPTPGPSHSDGSFNLLGSDAHLPPPPTLSSGSPPQPRHPIQSSLPGTTSGSLSSVPGAPAPPAASKAPVVPSPVLQSPSEGLGMGAGPACPLPPLAGGEAFPFPSPEQGLALSGAGFPGMLGALPLPLSLGQPPPSPLLNHSLFGVLAGGGGQPPPEPLLPPPGGPGPPLAPGEPEGPSLLVASLLPPPPSDLLPPPSAPPSNLLASFLPLLALGPTAGDGEGSAEGAGGPSGEPFSGLGDLSPLLFPPLSAPPTLIALNSALLAASLDPPSGTPPQPCVLSAPQPGPPTSSVTTATTDPGASSLGKAPSNSGRPPQLLSPLLGASLLGDLSSLTSSPGALPGLLQPPGPLLSGQLGLQLLPGGGAPPPLSEASSPLACLLQSLQIPPEQPEAPCLPPESPASALEPEPARPPLSALAPPHGSPDPPVPELLTGRGSGKRGRRGGGGLRGINGEARPARGRKPGSRREPGRLALKWGTRGGFNGQMERSPRRTHHWQHNGELAEGGAEPKDPPPPGPHSEDLKVPPGVVRKSRRGRRRKYNPTRNSNSSRQDITLEPSPTARAAVPLPPRARPGRPAKNKRRKLAP; encoded by the exons ATGAATGGGGGCAATGAGAGCAGTGGAGCAGACAGAGCTGGGGGCCCTGTGGCCACATCTGTCCCCATCGGCTGGCAGCGCTGTGTGCGAGAGGGTGCTGTGCTCTACATCAG TCCAAGTGGCACAGAGCTGTCTTCCTTGGAGCAAACCCGGAGCTACCTCCTCAGCGATGGGACCTGCAAGTGCGGTCTGGAGTGTCCACTTAATGTCCCCAAG GTTTTCAACTTTGACCCTTTGGCCCCGGTGAccctgggtggggctggggtggggccagCATCAGAGGAGGACATGACCAAGCTGTGCAACCACCGGCGGAAAGCTGTTGCTATGGCAACTCTGTACCGCAGCATGGAGACCACCTGCTCACACTCTTCTCCTG GAGAGGGAGCGAGCCCCCAAATGTTCCACACTGTGTCCCCAGGGCCCCCCTCTGCCCGCCCTCCCTGTCGAGTTCCTCCTACAACTCCACTTAATGGGGGTCCTGGCTCCCTTCCCCCAGAACCACCCCCAGCTTCCCAGGCTTTCCCCACTCTAGCAGGCCCTGGGGGGCTTTTCCCACCAAGGCTTCCTGACCCAGTCCCTTCTGGGGGCAGTAGCAGCCCCCGTTTCCTCCCAAGGGGCAATGCCCCCTCTCCagccccacctcctccacctgctATCAGCCTCAATGCTCCCTCATACAACTGGGGAGCTGCCCTCAGATCCAGCCTGGTACCCTCTGACCTGGGCTCTCCTCCGGCCCCTCATGCTTCCTCCTCACCACCTTCAGACCCTCCTCTCTTCCACTGTAGTGATGCCTTAacaccccctcccctgcccccgaGCAATAATCTTCCCGCCCACCCTGGTCCTGCCACTCAGCCACCAGTGTCTTCAGCCACTATGCACCTGCCCCTGGTCTTGGGGCCCCTGGGAGGGGCCCCCACGGTGGAGGGGCCTGGGGCACCCCCCTTCCTTGCTAGCAGCCTACTCTCTGCAGCGGCCAAGGCACAGCATCCCCCACTACCCCCTCCCAGCACTTTACAGGGCCGAAGGCCCCGTGCCCCGGTGCCCTCAGCTTCCCACTCCTCATCACTTCGTCCCTCTCAGCGTCGTCCCCGCAGACCCCCTACTGTATTTCGATTGCTAGAAGGGAGAGGCCCTCAAACCCCTAGACGGAGCCGTCCTCGGGCCCCTGCTCCTGTCCCCCAACCCTTTTCTCTCCCAGAGCCATCCCAACCAATTCTCCCTTCTGTGCTGTCCCTGCTGGgactccccacccctggcccttcCCACTCTGATGGAAGCTTTAACCTTTTGGGGTCAGATGCacaccttcctcctcccccaaccctctCCTCAGGgagccctccccagcccaggCACCCTATCCAGTCCTCCCTGCCTGGGACCACCAGTGGCAGCCTCAGCAGTGTGCCAG GTGCCCCTGCCCCACCAGCTGCCTCCAAAGCCCCGGTAGTCCCCAGCCCTGTGCTTCAAAGCCCATCCGAAGGGCTGGGGATGGGGGCGGGCCCGGCctgccctctgcctcccctgGCTGGTGGAGAGGctttccctttccccagcccaGAGCAGGGCCTGGCACTGAGTGGAGCTGGCTTCCCTGGGATGCTTGGGGCCTTGCCTCTCCCTCTGAGTCTGGGgcagcctccaccttctccaTTGCTCAACCACAGTTTATTTGGTGTGCTGGCTGGGGGAGGAGGACAGCCTCCTCCTGAGCCCCTGCTACCCCCACCAGGAGGACCTGGTCCTCCCCTAGCCCCAGGAGAGCCTGAAGGGCCTTCGCTTTTGGTGGCTTCCTTGCTTCCTCCACCACCCTCAGACCTTCTTCCACCTCCTTCAGCACCTCCCAGCAACCTCCTTGCCTCTTTCCTGCCCCTGTTGGCTCTGGGCCCCAcagctggggatggggagggatcTGCAGAGGGAGCCGGGGGTCCAAGTGGGGAGCCATTTTCAGGCTTGGGAGACCTGTCGCCCCTACTTTTCCCCCCACTTTCAGCCCCCCCTACCCTCATAGCTTTAAATTCTGCGCTGCTGGCTGCCAGCCTGGATCCCCCCTCGGGGACACCCCCCCAG ccCTGTGTCCTGAGTGCCCCCCAACCTGGACCACCTACCTCCAGTGTCACCACGGCAACTACTGACCCGGGAGCCTCCTCTCTGGGCAAGGCCCCCTCCAACTCAGGGAGACCCCCCCAACTCCTTAGCCCTCTGCTGGGTGCCAGCCTGCTGG GTGACCTGTCTTCGCTGACCAGCAGCCCTGGAGCCCTCCCTGGCCTGTTGCAGCCTCCTGGCCCTCTTCTCTCTGGCCAGTTGGGGCTGCAGCTCCTCCCTGGGGGGGGAGCTCCTCCACCCCTCTCAGAGGCTTCTAGTCCCCTAGCCTGCCTGCTACAGAGTCTCCAG ATCCCTCCAGAGCAGCCAGAAGCCCCCTGTCTACCCCCTGAGAGCCCCGCCTCAGCCCTCGAACCAGAGCCTGCCCGGCCTCCCCTCAGTGCCTTAGCCCCACCCCACGGTTCTCCCGACCCCCCAGTCCCTGAGCTGCTCACTGGGAGGGGGTCAGGGAAACGGGGccggaggggaggagggggactTAGGGGCATTAATGGTGAGGCCAGGCCAGCCCGGGGCCGAAAGCCTGGCAGCCGGCGGGAGCCTGGCCGACTGGCCCTCAAATGGGGGACACGTGGTGGCTTCAATGGACAAATGGAAAGGTCCCCAAGAAGAACCCACCACTGGCAGCATAATGGGGAGCTGGCTGAAGGGGGTGCTGAGCCCAAGGATCCACCCCCTCCTGGGCCCCATTCTGAGGACCTTAAG GTGCCCCCGGGAGTAGTCAGAAAGTCTCGTCGTGGCCGTAGGAGAAAATACAA CCCTACGCGGAACAGCAATAGTTCCCGCCAGGACATTACCTTGGAACCCAGCCCTACAGCCCGA GCGGCTGTCCCTCTGCCTCCCCGGGCCCGCCCTGGCCGTCCTGCCAAAAACAAGAGGAGGAAACTGGCCCCATAG
- the MBD6 gene encoding methyl-CpG-binding domain protein 6 isoform X1, whose amino-acid sequence MNGGNESSGADRAGGPVATSVPIGWQRCVREGAVLYISPSGTELSSLEQTRSYLLSDGTCKCGLECPLNVPKVFNFDPLAPVTLGGAGVGPASEEDMTKLCNHRRKAVAMATLYRSMETTCSHSSPGEGASPQMFHTVSPGPPSARPPCRVPPTTPLNGGPGSLPPEPPPASQAFPTLAGPGGLFPPRLPDPVPSGGSSSPRFLPRGNAPSPAPPPPPAISLNAPSYNWGAALRSSLVPSDLGSPPAPHASSSPPSDPPLFHCSDALTPPPLPPSNNLPAHPGPATQPPVSSATMHLPLVLGPLGGAPTVEGPGAPPFLASSLLSAAAKAQHPPLPPPSTLQGRRPRAPVPSASHSSSLRPSQRRPRRPPTVFRLLEGRGPQTPRRSRPRAPAPVPQPFSLPEPSQPILPSVLSLLGLPTPGPSHSDGSFNLLGSDAHLPPPPTLSSGSPPQPRHPIQSSLPGTTSGSLSSVPGAPAPPAASKAPVVPSPVLQSPSEGLGMGAGPACPLPPLAGGEAFPFPSPEQGLALSGAGFPGMLGALPLPLSLGQPPPSPLLNHSLFGVLAGGGGQPPPEPLLPPPGGPGPPLAPGEPEGPSLLVASLLPPPPSDLLPPPSAPPSNLLASFLPLLALGPTAGDGEGSAEGAGGPSGEPFSGLGDLSPLLFPPLSAPPTLIALNSALLAASLDPPSGTPPQPCVLSAPQPGPPTSSVTTATTDPGASSLGKAPSNSGRPPQLLSPLLGASLLGDLSSLTSSPGALPGLLQPPGPLLSGQLGLQLLPGGGAPPPLSEASSPLACLLQSLQQIPPEQPEAPCLPPESPASALEPEPARPPLSALAPPHGSPDPPVPELLTGRGSGKRGRRGGGGLRGINGEARPARGRKPGSRREPGRLALKWGTRGGFNGQMERSPRRTHHWQHNGELAEGGAEPKDPPPPGPHSEDLKVPPGVVRKSRRGRRRKYNPTRNSNSSRQDITLEPSPTARAAVPLPPRARPGRPAKNKRRKLAP is encoded by the exons ATGAATGGGGGCAATGAGAGCAGTGGAGCAGACAGAGCTGGGGGCCCTGTGGCCACATCTGTCCCCATCGGCTGGCAGCGCTGTGTGCGAGAGGGTGCTGTGCTCTACATCAG TCCAAGTGGCACAGAGCTGTCTTCCTTGGAGCAAACCCGGAGCTACCTCCTCAGCGATGGGACCTGCAAGTGCGGTCTGGAGTGTCCACTTAATGTCCCCAAG GTTTTCAACTTTGACCCTTTGGCCCCGGTGAccctgggtggggctggggtggggccagCATCAGAGGAGGACATGACCAAGCTGTGCAACCACCGGCGGAAAGCTGTTGCTATGGCAACTCTGTACCGCAGCATGGAGACCACCTGCTCACACTCTTCTCCTG GAGAGGGAGCGAGCCCCCAAATGTTCCACACTGTGTCCCCAGGGCCCCCCTCTGCCCGCCCTCCCTGTCGAGTTCCTCCTACAACTCCACTTAATGGGGGTCCTGGCTCCCTTCCCCCAGAACCACCCCCAGCTTCCCAGGCTTTCCCCACTCTAGCAGGCCCTGGGGGGCTTTTCCCACCAAGGCTTCCTGACCCAGTCCCTTCTGGGGGCAGTAGCAGCCCCCGTTTCCTCCCAAGGGGCAATGCCCCCTCTCCagccccacctcctccacctgctATCAGCCTCAATGCTCCCTCATACAACTGGGGAGCTGCCCTCAGATCCAGCCTGGTACCCTCTGACCTGGGCTCTCCTCCGGCCCCTCATGCTTCCTCCTCACCACCTTCAGACCCTCCTCTCTTCCACTGTAGTGATGCCTTAacaccccctcccctgcccccgaGCAATAATCTTCCCGCCCACCCTGGTCCTGCCACTCAGCCACCAGTGTCTTCAGCCACTATGCACCTGCCCCTGGTCTTGGGGCCCCTGGGAGGGGCCCCCACGGTGGAGGGGCCTGGGGCACCCCCCTTCCTTGCTAGCAGCCTACTCTCTGCAGCGGCCAAGGCACAGCATCCCCCACTACCCCCTCCCAGCACTTTACAGGGCCGAAGGCCCCGTGCCCCGGTGCCCTCAGCTTCCCACTCCTCATCACTTCGTCCCTCTCAGCGTCGTCCCCGCAGACCCCCTACTGTATTTCGATTGCTAGAAGGGAGAGGCCCTCAAACCCCTAGACGGAGCCGTCCTCGGGCCCCTGCTCCTGTCCCCCAACCCTTTTCTCTCCCAGAGCCATCCCAACCAATTCTCCCTTCTGTGCTGTCCCTGCTGGgactccccacccctggcccttcCCACTCTGATGGAAGCTTTAACCTTTTGGGGTCAGATGCacaccttcctcctcccccaaccctctCCTCAGGgagccctccccagcccaggCACCCTATCCAGTCCTCCCTGCCTGGGACCACCAGTGGCAGCCTCAGCAGTGTGCCAG GTGCCCCTGCCCCACCAGCTGCCTCCAAAGCCCCGGTAGTCCCCAGCCCTGTGCTTCAAAGCCCATCCGAAGGGCTGGGGATGGGGGCGGGCCCGGCctgccctctgcctcccctgGCTGGTGGAGAGGctttccctttccccagcccaGAGCAGGGCCTGGCACTGAGTGGAGCTGGCTTCCCTGGGATGCTTGGGGCCTTGCCTCTCCCTCTGAGTCTGGGgcagcctccaccttctccaTTGCTCAACCACAGTTTATTTGGTGTGCTGGCTGGGGGAGGAGGACAGCCTCCTCCTGAGCCCCTGCTACCCCCACCAGGAGGACCTGGTCCTCCCCTAGCCCCAGGAGAGCCTGAAGGGCCTTCGCTTTTGGTGGCTTCCTTGCTTCCTCCACCACCCTCAGACCTTCTTCCACCTCCTTCAGCACCTCCCAGCAACCTCCTTGCCTCTTTCCTGCCCCTGTTGGCTCTGGGCCCCAcagctggggatggggagggatcTGCAGAGGGAGCCGGGGGTCCAAGTGGGGAGCCATTTTCAGGCTTGGGAGACCTGTCGCCCCTACTTTTCCCCCCACTTTCAGCCCCCCCTACCCTCATAGCTTTAAATTCTGCGCTGCTGGCTGCCAGCCTGGATCCCCCCTCGGGGACACCCCCCCAG ccCTGTGTCCTGAGTGCCCCCCAACCTGGACCACCTACCTCCAGTGTCACCACGGCAACTACTGACCCGGGAGCCTCCTCTCTGGGCAAGGCCCCCTCCAACTCAGGGAGACCCCCCCAACTCCTTAGCCCTCTGCTGGGTGCCAGCCTGCTGG GTGACCTGTCTTCGCTGACCAGCAGCCCTGGAGCCCTCCCTGGCCTGTTGCAGCCTCCTGGCCCTCTTCTCTCTGGCCAGTTGGGGCTGCAGCTCCTCCCTGGGGGGGGAGCTCCTCCACCCCTCTCAGAGGCTTCTAGTCCCCTAGCCTGCCTGCTACAGAGTCTCCAG CAGATCCCTCCAGAGCAGCCAGAAGCCCCCTGTCTACCCCCTGAGAGCCCCGCCTCAGCCCTCGAACCAGAGCCTGCCCGGCCTCCCCTCAGTGCCTTAGCCCCACCCCACGGTTCTCCCGACCCCCCAGTCCCTGAGCTGCTCACTGGGAGGGGGTCAGGGAAACGGGGccggaggggaggagggggactTAGGGGCATTAATGGTGAGGCCAGGCCAGCCCGGGGCCGAAAGCCTGGCAGCCGGCGGGAGCCTGGCCGACTGGCCCTCAAATGGGGGACACGTGGTGGCTTCAATGGACAAATGGAAAGGTCCCCAAGAAGAACCCACCACTGGCAGCATAATGGGGAGCTGGCTGAAGGGGGTGCTGAGCCCAAGGATCCACCCCCTCCTGGGCCCCATTCTGAGGACCTTAAG GTGCCCCCGGGAGTAGTCAGAAAGTCTCGTCGTGGCCGTAGGAGAAAATACAA CCCTACGCGGAACAGCAATAGTTCCCGCCAGGACATTACCTTGGAACCCAGCCCTACAGCCCGA GCGGCTGTCCCTCTGCCTCCCCGGGCCCGCCCTGGCCGTCCTGCCAAAAACAAGAGGAGGAAACTGGCCCCATAG
- the DCTN2 gene encoding dynactin subunit 2, whose translation MADPKYADLPGIARNEPDVYETSDLPEDDQAEFDAEELTSTSVEHIIVNPNAAYDKFKDKRVGTKGLDFSDRIGKTKRTGYESGEYEMLGEGLGVKETPQQKYQRLLHEVQELTTEVEKIKTTVKESATEEKLTPVVLAKQLAALKQQLVASHLEKLLGPDAAINLTDPDGALAKRLLLQLEATKNSKGGSGGKTTGIPPDSSLVTYELHSRPEQDKFSQAAKVAELEKRLTELEAAVRCDQDAQNPLSAGLQGACLMETVELLQAKVSALDLAVLDQVEARLQSVLGKVNEIAKHKASVEDADTQSKVHQLYETIQRWSPIASTLPELVQRLVTIKQLHEQAMQFGQLLTHLDTTQQMIANSLKDNTTLLTQVQTTMRENLATVEGNFASIDERMKKLGK comes from the exons ATGGCGGACCCTAAATACGCCGACCTTCCCGGCATT GCCAGGAATGAGCCAGATGTTTATGAAACCAGCGACCTGCCTGAGGATGATCAAGCGGAGTTTGATGCG GAGGAGCTGACAAGCACAAGTGTGGAACACATCATTGTCAATCCTAATGCTGCCTATGACAAGTTCAAGGACAAGAGAGTGGGGACAAAGGGACTTG ATTTCTCAGATCGTATTGGAAAAACCAAGAGGACAGGATATGAATCTGGAGAATATGAGAtg CTTGGAGAGGGTCTGGGAGTGAAGGAGACACCCCAGCAAAAGTACCAGCGCCTACTGCATGAGGTCCAAGAGCTGACAACTGAAGTTGAAAAAATCAAG ACGACAGTGAAGGAGTCAGCCACAGAGGAGAAGCTGACCCCTGTGGTGCTGGCTAAACAGCTGGCAGCCCTGAAGCAGCAGCTGGTTGCTTCCCACCTGGAGAAGCTGCTGGGACCAGATGCTGCAATCAACCTTACCGACCCTGATGGCGCCCTGGCTAA GCGCCTACTGCTGCAGCTGGAAGCAACGAAGAACAGCAAAGGTGGCTCAGGGGGAAAAACCACTGGGATCCCCCCAGATAGCAGCCTTGTCACTTATGAACTACACTCTCGGCCTGAGCAGGACAAGTTCTCTCAAGCTGCCAAA GTCGCAGAACTTGAAAAGCGCCTGACAGAGCTGGAGGCAGCTGTACGTTGTGATCAGGATGCTCAG AATCCCCTTTCTGCAGGTCTACAGGGAGCCTGTCTCATG GAGACTGTAGAGCTGTTGCAAGCAAAGGTGAGCGCCCTGGACCTTGCAGTTTTGGATCAAGTAGAGGCTCGGCTACAG AGTGTCCTGGGAAAGGTGAACGAGATTGCCAAGCATAAAGCCTCTGTGGAAGATGCAGATACACAAAGCAAG GTGCACCAGCTATATGAAACTATACAGCGCTGGAGCCCCATTGCCTCCACCCTCCCTGAGCTGGTGCAGAGACTTGTCACCATCAAGCAGCTGCACGAGCAAG CCATGCAGTTTGGTCAGCTCCTGACACATTTGGATACCACCCAGCAGATGATTGCTAATTCCCTGAAGGACAATACCACCCTCTTGACCCAG GTGCAGACAACCATGCGTGAAAACCTGGCCACGGTTGAGGGGAACTTTGCCAGCATTGATGAACGGATGAAGAAGCTGGGAAAGTGA
- the MBD6 gene encoding methyl-CpG-binding domain protein 6 isoform X3 — MEALTFWGQMHTFLLPQPSPQGALPSPGTLSSPPCLGPPVAASAVCQPCVLSAPQPGPPTSSVTTATTDPGASSLGKAPSNSGRPPQLLSPLLGASLLGDLSSLTSSPGALPGLLQPPGPLLSGQLGLQLLPGGGAPPPLSEASSPLACLLQSLQQIPPEQPEAPCLPPESPASALEPEPARPPLSALAPPHGSPDPPVPELLTGRGSGKRGRRGGGGLRGINGEARPARGRKPGSRREPGRLALKWGTRGGFNGQMERSPRRTHHWQHNGELAEGGAEPKDPPPPGPHSEDLKVPPGVVRKSRRGRRRKYNPTRNSNSSRQDITLEPSPTARAAVPLPPRARPGRPAKNKRRKLAP; from the exons ATGGAAGCTTTAACCTTTTGGGGTCAGATGCacaccttcctcctcccccaaccctctCCTCAGGgagccctccccagcccaggCACCCTATCCAGTCCTCCCTGCCTGGGACCACCAGTGGCAGCCTCAGCAGTGTGCCAG ccCTGTGTCCTGAGTGCCCCCCAACCTGGACCACCTACCTCCAGTGTCACCACGGCAACTACTGACCCGGGAGCCTCCTCTCTGGGCAAGGCCCCCTCCAACTCAGGGAGACCCCCCCAACTCCTTAGCCCTCTGCTGGGTGCCAGCCTGCTGG GTGACCTGTCTTCGCTGACCAGCAGCCCTGGAGCCCTCCCTGGCCTGTTGCAGCCTCCTGGCCCTCTTCTCTCTGGCCAGTTGGGGCTGCAGCTCCTCCCTGGGGGGGGAGCTCCTCCACCCCTCTCAGAGGCTTCTAGTCCCCTAGCCTGCCTGCTACAGAGTCTCCAG CAGATCCCTCCAGAGCAGCCAGAAGCCCCCTGTCTACCCCCTGAGAGCCCCGCCTCAGCCCTCGAACCAGAGCCTGCCCGGCCTCCCCTCAGTGCCTTAGCCCCACCCCACGGTTCTCCCGACCCCCCAGTCCCTGAGCTGCTCACTGGGAGGGGGTCAGGGAAACGGGGccggaggggaggagggggactTAGGGGCATTAATGGTGAGGCCAGGCCAGCCCGGGGCCGAAAGCCTGGCAGCCGGCGGGAGCCTGGCCGACTGGCCCTCAAATGGGGGACACGTGGTGGCTTCAATGGACAAATGGAAAGGTCCCCAAGAAGAACCCACCACTGGCAGCATAATGGGGAGCTGGCTGAAGGGGGTGCTGAGCCCAAGGATCCACCCCCTCCTGGGCCCCATTCTGAGGACCTTAAG GTGCCCCCGGGAGTAGTCAGAAAGTCTCGTCGTGGCCGTAGGAGAAAATACAA CCCTACGCGGAACAGCAATAGTTCCCGCCAGGACATTACCTTGGAACCCAGCCCTACAGCCCGA GCGGCTGTCCCTCTGCCTCCCCGGGCCCGCCCTGGCCGTCCTGCCAAAAACAAGAGGAGGAAACTGGCCCCATAG